The proteins below come from a single Carnobacterium divergens DSM 20623 genomic window:
- a CDS encoding glycosyltransferase family 2 protein, whose translation MTIADYLLLISTISIWSLLLVNVVLIIAGYIYYIKTEKKAVPQIQGEIPFVSIMVPAHNEGIVIVKTVEALLRFDYPHERYEIIVINDNSSDNSAELLAAIQRKNPTRQLHIVNTDAETGGKGKSNALNIGFKQAKGEVIAIYDADNTPEKTALRYLVAELTNDERLGGVIGKFRTRNRDASLLTRFINIETLSFQWMAQAGRWQLFGLCTIPGTNFIVRRSIIEAIGGWDEKALAEDTEISFRIYMMGYRIKFQPKAVTWEQEPQTLKVWFRQRTRWVKGNIYVIVKNTPLLFDRKARKIRFDILYFLSIYFLLMTSLVVSDTLLVMNLMGYLTTTLAGFSGLLWLLAILLFIVGTFITITTEKGEMTLGNVGIIMLMYVTYSQMWLFVAAYGMVMFIKESVLKREAKWYKTERF comes from the coding sequence ATGACAATAGCAGACTATCTTTTACTCATTTCAACGATTTCAATATGGAGTTTACTATTAGTAAACGTTGTCCTGATTATTGCGGGGTATATTTACTATATAAAGACAGAAAAAAAAGCAGTTCCACAAATTCAAGGCGAAATACCATTTGTTTCAATTATGGTGCCTGCCCACAATGAGGGAATCGTAATTGTAAAAACAGTCGAAGCGTTACTGCGTTTTGATTATCCACATGAACGATATGAAATTATTGTCATCAATGATAATTCTTCTGACAACAGTGCCGAATTATTAGCTGCGATTCAACGAAAAAATCCAACTAGACAATTGCACATCGTAAATACAGATGCAGAGACTGGTGGAAAAGGAAAATCCAATGCGTTGAATATTGGCTTTAAACAAGCAAAAGGAGAGGTCATTGCAATATATGATGCTGATAACACACCAGAAAAAACAGCCTTGCGCTATTTAGTAGCAGAATTGACAAATGATGAACGCCTTGGTGGGGTAATTGGCAAATTTAGAACCCGAAATCGTGATGCCAGCTTGCTGACTCGTTTTATCAATATCGAAACGTTATCCTTTCAATGGATGGCACAAGCAGGCCGTTGGCAATTATTTGGGTTGTGTACCATTCCAGGTACGAATTTTATTGTCAGACGCTCGATCATTGAGGCAATTGGGGGTTGGGATGAAAAGGCATTAGCTGAAGATACAGAAATTAGTTTTCGAATTTACATGATGGGCTATCGCATTAAATTTCAACCAAAAGCTGTTACTTGGGAGCAAGAGCCTCAAACGCTGAAAGTATGGTTTAGACAACGGACGAGATGGGTAAAAGGCAATATTTATGTGATTGTTAAAAATACACCGTTATTATTTGACCGTAAAGCTAGGAAAATTCGTTTTGATATTTTGTATTTTTTATCGATTTACTTTTTACTAATGACCTCTTTAGTAGTTTCAGATACTTTATTAGTGATGAATTTAATGGGTTACCTCACAACAACCTTAGCTGGTTTTAGTGGACTATTATGGCTCTTAGCCATTTTGTTATTTATTGTAGGGACCTTTATTACCATCACCACTGAAAAAGGCGAGATGACGCTAGGAAATGTGGGCATTATTATGTTGATGTATGTCACTTATAGTCAAATGTGGTTGTTTGTTGCGGCGTACGGTATGGTGATGTTTATCAAAGAATCCGTTTTGAAACGTGAAGCTAAATGGTACAAAACCGAACGATTTTAA
- a CDS encoding cellulose biosynthesis cyclic di-GMP-binding regulatory protein BcsB, which translates to MKQWIKMGLILAFLSMSVPMLAHAEGEEAAADKETFITNFQSTKSSLVGSAPTSNLYFKLLDYWDVDQVTLNLDYNVSQLTKNEASSITISVNGTKFYSFRPTESTQERQSLTLEIPKDLLRKGENELKVEGVIVTKETQDVCSVTQSAADWLHIYNGSNVGVAYTKQPMSTTIQQFNSYFGGMDTTIQKKVAVLVPDKANETELQSAVYALSGYAKKNETDGATIPVSTFSDTSSMGLPYTIVVAEYKNLPTEYQSKIDAEKVEKDAVIQLLKIENKAVLIVTSNDPKALIKAGRFVANDELMSQISSDQKVVTTTTETASQPLKINDELALTKTGDEVRGAGHQEKKYFMSLPANRSIAENSEVNLAFRYAKNLDFDRSLVTVSINDIPIGSKKLNKEYADSDTVSFKMPADLSVVGNYTVTVSFDLEMKSVPCVADSSQTPWAYIAPESTLLINTQDRTDLLFQNYPFPFLQDGSYNQIGIVLPDKMDQNYYQSLTNVINLLGNYAEDNTGIVKFFPTTATKADLKNYNLILMGSPKDNPVIKSLNKELYFQYDKAGNGFVSNEKLSIESDYGKQIGTGQLIHSPYNEGSGALILTGATSESVYLASKEMASQTSVSKHSGDAFVIDKDKNSYAYRFKKSEDIGEKKTFVEKVQKNSTITIYLLAVTLVGISVIVGLFLAFRKNRKMKGDYDEK; encoded by the coding sequence ATGAAGCAGTGGATTAAAATGGGATTGATTTTAGCATTTTTATCAATGAGTGTACCAATGTTAGCCCACGCTGAGGGCGAAGAGGCGGCAGCAGATAAAGAAACCTTTATTACAAATTTTCAAAGTACGAAAAGCTCCTTAGTTGGAAGTGCACCTACAAGTAACCTTTATTTTAAATTATTAGATTATTGGGATGTTGATCAAGTGACGCTTAATTTAGATTACAATGTGTCACAGTTAACAAAAAATGAAGCGTCAAGCATCACGATTTCAGTGAACGGGACGAAATTTTATTCATTTAGACCAACGGAATCAACACAAGAAAGACAGAGTCTAACATTGGAAATACCCAAAGACCTTTTGAGGAAAGGTGAAAATGAACTGAAAGTTGAAGGTGTCATTGTAACCAAAGAAACCCAAGATGTTTGTAGTGTTACACAATCTGCAGCTGATTGGTTGCACATTTATAACGGTTCAAATGTAGGGGTTGCTTATACAAAACAGCCTATGTCAACGACTATTCAACAGTTCAACAGTTATTTTGGTGGCATGGACACGACGATTCAGAAAAAAGTAGCAGTCTTAGTCCCAGATAAAGCCAATGAAACAGAGCTACAAAGCGCGGTGTACGCGTTGTCTGGTTACGCAAAGAAAAATGAAACAGATGGAGCAACTATTCCTGTTAGTACATTTTCAGATACGTCATCAATGGGTCTGCCTTATACAATAGTGGTAGCTGAATATAAAAATTTACCAACTGAATATCAAAGTAAAATCGATGCTGAAAAAGTGGAAAAAGATGCAGTGATTCAATTGCTTAAAATCGAAAATAAAGCGGTATTAATTGTAACGTCAAATGACCCAAAAGCACTCATTAAAGCAGGGCGTTTTGTAGCAAATGATGAATTAATGTCTCAAATTTCTAGTGACCAAAAAGTAGTCACAACGACTACTGAAACGGCTAGCCAACCCTTAAAAATCAACGATGAACTTGCATTAACAAAAACAGGAGATGAAGTGCGAGGAGCAGGGCATCAAGAGAAAAAATATTTTATGAGTTTGCCAGCAAATCGCTCAATCGCTGAAAATAGTGAAGTGAATTTAGCCTTTAGATACGCTAAAAATCTAGATTTTGATCGTTCATTAGTTACGGTTTCTATCAATGATATTCCAATTGGAAGTAAAAAACTAAATAAAGAATATGCGGATTCAGATACGGTTTCTTTTAAAATGCCAGCAGATTTATCCGTTGTTGGAAATTATACCGTCACAGTCAGCTTTGATTTAGAGATGAAGTCAGTTCCTTGTGTTGCTGACAGCAGTCAAACGCCGTGGGCTTATATTGCACCAGAATCAACGTTATTGATTAATACACAAGACCGAACAGATTTATTGTTTCAAAATTACCCATTCCCATTTTTGCAAGATGGAAGCTACAATCAAATCGGTATTGTGTTACCTGATAAAATGGATCAAAATTATTATCAGAGCTTAACCAACGTCATTAATTTATTAGGGAACTATGCAGAAGACAATACAGGGATAGTAAAATTCTTCCCAACGACTGCAACTAAAGCCGATTTGAAAAACTATAACCTTATTTTGATGGGTTCTCCAAAAGATAATCCAGTCATCAAATCACTCAATAAGGAATTGTATTTCCAATACGATAAAGCTGGAAATGGGTTTGTCTCAAATGAAAAACTTAGTATTGAGTCTGATTATGGCAAACAAATTGGAACGGGTCAGTTGATTCATTCGCCGTATAATGAAGGATCTGGAGCCTTGATATTAACAGGAGCAACATCTGAATCTGTTTATCTAGCTTCAAAAGAAATGGCAAGTCAAACAAGCGTAAGTAAACACAGTGGCGATGCGTTTGTGATTGATAAGGATAAAAACAGCTACGCATATCGCTTTAAAAAATCAGAAGATATTGGCGAAAAGAAAACCTTTGTTGAAAAAGTTCAGAAAAATTCAACCATAACCATTTATTTACTAGCGGTTACCTTAGTTGGAATTTCAGTGATTGTGGGCTTATTCTTAGCCTTCCGTAAAAATCGCAAAATGAAGGGGGATTATGATGAAAAATAA
- a CDS encoding GGDEF domain-containing protein encodes MKNNQLLSDLSLLGFLLLNFIVAIFVGMNPERFAQNIIFMNIAMILAIITYFTTITMGLVLNLLFIFGQGSYALFLATTNSQSVSLNLYFWLVMTPLFSVMVYLFSYHTKELQAENHQLERKTRQLGTLDEETRLRTMTAYKEDALVFMSTSRRFNLPVSMVVIQVKYWNELQRMLDDEQISEVIKRVTRSTKEAIRDNDVLYVLDREHLTWGLLLFTDQDGSKIVTDRIKEFFEKSAKEFSDLHTVDLVIQAGAAQFDKETIHTPYDFVEAAIKELEYDV; translated from the coding sequence ATGAAAAATAATCAATTATTATCAGATTTATCTTTATTAGGTTTTCTGTTACTAAACTTTATCGTCGCCATTTTTGTCGGAATGAACCCTGAACGTTTTGCGCAAAATATTATTTTTATGAATATCGCGATGATTTTAGCGATTATCACGTATTTCACCACTATTACAATGGGACTTGTCCTAAATTTATTGTTTATTTTTGGTCAAGGGAGTTATGCGTTATTTCTAGCAACCACTAACAGTCAATCAGTCAGCTTGAATTTGTATTTTTGGTTAGTGATGACTCCCTTATTTTCAGTGATGGTCTATCTGTTTAGCTATCATACTAAAGAGCTACAGGCAGAAAACCACCAACTAGAGCGCAAAACGCGACAATTAGGAACGCTTGATGAAGAAACAAGATTACGCACGATGACCGCTTACAAAGAAGATGCGTTGGTATTCATGTCGACGTCAAGACGTTTTAATTTGCCTGTTTCAATGGTTGTGATTCAAGTAAAGTATTGGAATGAACTGCAACGAATGTTGGATGATGAACAAATTTCAGAAGTGATTAAACGCGTCACAAGATCGACTAAAGAAGCGATAAGAGACAATGATGTTCTTTATGTATTGGATCGTGAACATTTAACTTGGGGCTTATTATTATTTACAGATCAAGACGGCAGCAAAATTGTAACCGATCGAATTAAAGAATTCTTTGAAAAGTCAGCAAAAGAATTTTCAGATCTTCACACAGTTGATCTTGTAATTCAAGCAGGAGCTGCACAATTTGATAAAGAGACGATTCATACACCCTATGACTTTGTCGAAGCGGCGATTAAAGAATTGGAGTACGATGTTTAA
- the wsfD gene encoding glycan biosynthesis hexose transferase WsfD — MKKGLRVISNEYTKAVNFLDRFISPAVFSACLVAIIAGIVLFVPPYNGIADNGDFFRMIYSNGLYHLPGYSDHYFVDVVKKLGIMQYYNENIATIFSSQPLFIKLAIFVNKLFYSQTIFDLRFMGLIYYVFYLGGIYLLVEGLTYRVASNKAYLIGLITVFIFGDTAYTVYFNSLYSEPIIFIAMLYIISGTLLLYRHRYNDTAMVTLVTVSSIILVTVKQQNAPLAICLAFLYIAFWFVRKERFYRIGVAAGLVLVLISGVATYKLITSEFEKINQYQSLTRGVLLESKEPEAALADGDVSEQYALLKGNTFFQKYKAIDVNSPYLFKHFYNEYGFGWILKHYLFHPDELFTLLDIAARDIHEVQPREMGNFEASAKRPAQAQVTYFTGYSSIKRMFYPKTIGFIVIWMLVYLGIYGVSAYQNFKEKRYRGLVRYGFIIALITMVPGILLISIIGDGDADLAKHLFLVAVIFDGLTLMTITDVLTNHLWSDEGNLLKDEKGR; from the coding sequence TTGAAAAAAGGATTACGAGTGATTAGTAACGAATATACAAAAGCGGTTAACTTTCTTGATCGTTTTATTTCGCCCGCGGTATTCAGTGCGTGTTTAGTAGCGATTATTGCAGGAATCGTTTTGTTTGTTCCTCCTTATAACGGAATTGCAGATAATGGTGATTTTTTTAGGATGATTTATAGTAATGGTCTGTATCATTTACCAGGCTATTCAGATCATTATTTTGTAGATGTTGTTAAAAAGTTAGGAATTATGCAGTATTACAATGAAAATATAGCGACGATTTTTTCTTCGCAACCATTATTTATTAAATTAGCGATTTTTGTAAACAAGCTTTTTTATAGTCAAACAATTTTTGACCTACGATTTATGGGATTGATTTATTATGTGTTCTATTTAGGTGGTATTTATTTATTAGTAGAAGGATTAACGTATCGTGTAGCGAGTAATAAAGCTTACTTGATTGGGTTGATCACGGTATTTATTTTCGGAGATACTGCGTATACAGTTTATTTCAACTCACTGTACAGTGAACCCATTATATTTATAGCGATGCTCTATATCATCAGTGGGACATTATTACTATACCGTCATCGCTATAATGACACAGCAATGGTGACCTTGGTGACAGTCAGTTCGATTATTTTAGTAACGGTTAAGCAGCAAAATGCACCACTAGCAATTTGTTTGGCTTTTCTTTATATCGCATTTTGGTTTGTTCGCAAGGAACGTTTTTATCGAATTGGAGTAGCTGCTGGATTGGTTCTCGTTTTAATTTCTGGTGTGGCTACATACAAACTAATCACTTCTGAATTTGAAAAAATCAACCAATACCAATCATTGACGCGAGGCGTTTTATTAGAATCAAAAGAACCCGAAGCGGCTTTAGCAGATGGGGATGTGAGTGAACAATACGCGTTGTTAAAAGGCAATACTTTTTTTCAAAAATACAAGGCAATTGATGTAAACAGTCCATATTTGTTTAAGCATTTTTATAATGAATATGGATTTGGTTGGATTTTAAAACATTATCTCTTTCATCCAGATGAACTGTTTACCCTATTAGATATTGCGGCTCGTGATATTCATGAAGTGCAACCAAGAGAAATGGGGAACTTTGAAGCCTCTGCCAAACGCCCAGCTCAAGCTCAAGTAACGTATTTTACAGGCTATAGTTCGATTAAAAGAATGTTTTATCCTAAGACGATTGGTTTTATTGTTATTTGGATGTTGGTGTATTTAGGAATATACGGCGTATCAGCGTATCAAAATTTTAAAGAAAAACGTTATCGTGGGCTTGTGCGTTATGGGTTTATTATTGCCTTAATCACGATGGTTCCAGGAATTCTATTGATTTCTATTATTGGAGATGGAGATGCAGATTTAGCCAAACATCTTTTCCTAGTAGCCGTTATTTTTGATGGATTGACGTTAATGACGATTACGGATGTTTTAACGAATCATTTATGGTCGGATGAAGGCAACTTATTAAAGGATGAAAAGGGGCGCTAA
- a CDS encoding DUF2334 domain-containing protein produces MNRIQKMMCLFFFLFVSLVIGAENTKAETIDHPHKTILFVYDSLDVSGSGEKSIESLQRLLTSLNIAVFTVSIDHYQKNQLQEFDGMIELMNAPDLEIQNKEFLADRDDYQGLKLHIGDNLPVSWQEEMGIQLKKIPKQRFKLSSQELEARELILEPAEVTVNATDATTDLGLISFENQQTTYSYGTLKGKIAYLPYFHATGLSQELMVKLLQKWLNITYQSQPVLVITGVTPFSDLALLEYMGDQLFKEGIPFAVSATSVWQNTDLKAYDKYVDTLQYLQFRNGSILLQTPVASQANKQDDSELKEIMNTTIDKLVEHEVYPIGIATPAYWNQDQGYQEDALGLSDSVLLLPNPQTIAKRVVAEKSGVYQKAYYALPAENLDGIEWTDTALGYKFSSPTAITYDFPDTLKKLNSMLKKIDNLPMMARDIRKSEHHVATSASVIDVKNGQVRVNGELKHLHTLPQESKKVVQKQATDKGSLAGFFAFQDKVLTIIIVGTLFILVLFFIVGYNLYRGKYRTKK; encoded by the coding sequence ATGAATCGAATTCAAAAAATGATGTGTCTCTTTTTCTTTTTATTCGTTTCATTAGTAATTGGAGCGGAAAATACAAAGGCTGAAACGATTGATCATCCACATAAAACGATTTTATTTGTCTATGATAGTTTAGATGTGTCAGGATCAGGTGAAAAATCAATTGAAAGTCTACAACGTTTGTTAACAAGCTTGAATATCGCTGTTTTCACAGTCAGCATCGATCATTATCAAAAAAATCAACTTCAAGAGTTTGACGGCATGATTGAATTAATGAATGCTCCTGATTTAGAGATTCAAAATAAAGAGTTTTTAGCAGACCGAGACGATTACCAAGGTTTGAAGCTTCATATTGGCGATAACTTACCAGTTAGTTGGCAAGAAGAAATGGGCATTCAATTGAAAAAAATTCCAAAGCAACGTTTTAAACTGAGCAGTCAAGAGTTAGAGGCGAGAGAACTGATTTTGGAACCAGCAGAAGTTACAGTAAATGCAACGGATGCAACAACTGATCTGGGGTTGATTTCATTTGAAAACCAACAGACAACGTATTCCTACGGGACGTTGAAAGGTAAAATTGCCTATCTACCCTATTTTCATGCAACGGGTTTAAGTCAAGAATTAATGGTAAAGCTGTTACAGAAATGGTTGAATATCACCTATCAAAGTCAACCGGTATTGGTGATTACCGGTGTCACACCATTCTCCGATTTGGCTCTATTGGAATATATGGGGGATCAACTCTTTAAAGAAGGAATACCCTTTGCAGTTAGTGCAACTAGTGTTTGGCAAAATACAGATTTAAAGGCTTACGATAAATATGTGGATACGTTGCAATACTTGCAATTTCGAAATGGCTCCATTTTATTGCAAACGCCAGTAGCTTCACAAGCGAATAAACAAGATGATAGTGAGTTAAAAGAGATTATGAATACAACGATTGATAAATTGGTTGAGCATGAAGTATACCCCATCGGGATCGCGACACCAGCTTATTGGAATCAAGACCAAGGCTATCAAGAAGACGCCTTAGGTTTAAGTGATAGTGTATTATTGTTGCCGAATCCTCAAACAATAGCAAAACGTGTTGTAGCAGAAAAAAGTGGTGTTTATCAAAAGGCCTATTACGCTTTGCCAGCAGAAAATTTAGATGGAATTGAATGGACCGATACTGCTTTAGGGTATAAATTTTCATCTCCAACTGCCATTACGTATGATTTTCCAGATACATTAAAAAAACTTAACAGCATGTTAAAAAAAATAGACAATCTGCCGATGATGGCAAGAGATATCCGGAAAAGTGAACACCATGTTGCAACTTCGGCAAGTGTGATTGATGTAAAAAATGGTCAAGTACGTGTTAATGGCGAGTTAAAACATTTGCACACATTGCCTCAAGAAAGTAAGAAAGTAGTTCAAAAGCAAGCAACAGATAAAGGGAGTTTGGCTGGCTTTTTTGCTTTTCAAGATAAAGTGTTAACGATTATTATTGTTGGAACACTCTTTATTTTAGTTTTATTCTTTATTGTTGGTTATAACTTGTATCGTGGTAAATATCGCACTAAAAAGTAA
- a CDS encoding EAL domain-containing protein, which yields MKFNYLTPLLMAISFMIAIFTSYNAVSMDYFLSRKKKVNWHVWIVLKALGVSFGIWGMHFISMISFQHAVFDSYNTQLVILSGLVVFIGTYGSFLEICSPKFKSNDLTKGTVMFGTGLILMHYIGMAAMMPLELEKHPIVLLVSLIIGYVSAYLTMKAIRIEHHSFKIIKDLKQVLILAVGIFLFHYLGMFGMMTPHSVGENHANLAFLSVSLSSMVVLAEVLLIFSSLISYIFDTNRLEISKLKDTSLALLKSNPDPVFLLNTNGELVTANEVAIDSFQLNLEKDREHPVRQFMRDEDYTNAVQCFQEVIEAGTSMHLEEQIKLKTNEYREFKIKMIPVVPDNHIVMEVFIIAIDVTEENEMKRQIRQIAYHDSLTNLPNRYYMNEFVHQELEIFEKNYDCTKKNSFVIFYIDLNELKKVNDTLGHHIGDAYLENIAKRMRDYIGHHYFLARTGGDEFALIYIEKNEAETREVTENLLRAFDEPLIVEKMVLNPTASIGVVKAFEDGSELEELLKKADIAMFSAKQEVKNSGKTMIVSYSDYQVQLKNDYQKELELIQGIENQEFILHYQPKVYADSGRFYGVEGLIRWQVTGEDRLRYPDEFIPLSEKTGHILELTKQLVEMSVKQIKCWLTKGYEVPISVNVSAEHFQEDELVALIEELLKKYQIPPYLLELEITETVLMEDVTESKNILWRLHRLGVHLSVDDFGTGYSSLRYLMEFPIQSLKIDRSFTEAMNIDKKVFIVTETIIQLAQKLDLQIIVEGVETKEQLATLNHMGNFLIQGYYFSKPIPYDEIEETWLKK from the coding sequence GTGAAATTTAATTATTTAACTCCGTTGTTAATGGCAATTTCATTTATGATCGCCATTTTTACTTCTTACAATGCTGTCAGTATGGATTATTTTTTGAGTAGAAAAAAGAAAGTTAATTGGCATGTATGGATAGTATTAAAAGCACTAGGTGTTAGTTTTGGTATTTGGGGAATGCATTTTATCAGCATGATCTCGTTTCAACACGCAGTTTTTGATTCTTACAATACTCAATTAGTTATTTTATCTGGACTGGTTGTTTTTATTGGAACATACGGATCGTTTTTGGAAATTTGCTCACCAAAATTCAAATCCAACGATTTAACAAAAGGAACGGTTATGTTTGGGACTGGACTCATCTTGATGCATTATATCGGAATGGCTGCAATGATGCCTTTAGAGCTAGAAAAACATCCGATTGTTTTGTTGGTTTCACTGATCATCGGATACGTCTCAGCTTATTTAACCATGAAAGCGATTCGAATTGAACATCACTCTTTTAAAATAATCAAAGATCTTAAACAAGTATTGATTTTGGCAGTAGGTATTTTTTTGTTTCACTATTTAGGAATGTTTGGAATGATGACGCCTCATAGTGTTGGAGAAAATCATGCGAACTTAGCTTTTTTATCAGTCAGCTTAAGCTCAATGGTTGTTTTAGCAGAGGTACTATTAATCTTTAGTAGCTTAATCAGTTACATTTTTGATACAAACAGACTAGAAATCAGTAAATTAAAGGATACCAGTTTAGCACTATTAAAAAGCAATCCCGATCCTGTTTTTCTACTAAATACAAATGGAGAATTGGTGACCGCAAATGAAGTTGCAATTGATTCTTTTCAATTAAATTTAGAAAAAGATAGAGAACATCCAGTTCGTCAATTTATGCGAGATGAGGATTATACAAACGCGGTTCAATGTTTTCAAGAAGTAATTGAAGCGGGAACAAGCATGCATTTAGAAGAACAAATAAAACTAAAAACCAATGAATATCGTGAATTTAAAATTAAAATGATCCCGGTAGTTCCTGACAATCATATTGTAATGGAAGTCTTTATTATTGCTATTGACGTAACCGAAGAAAATGAGATGAAGCGTCAAATTCGTCAAATTGCTTACCATGATAGCTTAACCAATCTTCCCAATCGTTATTATATGAATGAATTTGTTCATCAAGAACTTGAGATTTTTGAAAAAAATTATGATTGTACTAAAAAGAATTCTTTCGTTATTTTCTATATTGATTTGAACGAATTAAAGAAAGTCAATGATACACTTGGTCACCATATTGGGGACGCATATTTAGAAAACATTGCAAAACGGATGCGTGACTATATCGGTCACCACTACTTTCTTGCGCGCACTGGTGGCGATGAATTTGCATTAATTTACATTGAAAAAAATGAAGCAGAAACAAGAGAAGTAACTGAAAATCTTTTAAGAGCCTTTGACGAACCTCTTATTGTTGAAAAAATGGTATTGAATCCAACCGCAAGTATTGGCGTTGTAAAAGCCTTTGAAGATGGGTCTGAATTAGAAGAGTTGCTAAAAAAAGCAGATATTGCGATGTTTTCAGCTAAGCAAGAAGTGAAAAATTCAGGGAAAACGATGATTGTTTCGTATTCTGACTATCAAGTGCAGTTGAAAAATGATTATCAAAAAGAATTAGAATTGATTCAAGGTATTGAAAATCAGGAATTTATTTTACACTACCAGCCTAAAGTATATGCAGATAGCGGTCGTTTTTATGGGGTAGAAGGCTTGATTCGCTGGCAAGTCACTGGTGAAGATCGGTTGCGTTATCCAGATGAATTTATCCCCTTAAGTGAAAAGACGGGACATATTTTAGAGTTAACCAAGCAGTTAGTGGAAATGAGTGTGAAACAAATAAAATGTTGGCTTACAAAAGGCTATGAAGTTCCTATTTCTGTCAATGTTTCCGCTGAACATTTTCAAGAAGATGAGTTGGTTGCACTAATTGAAGAATTGCTAAAAAAATATCAAATTCCACCCTATTTACTCGAGTTAGAAATTACGGAAACGGTCTTAATGGAAGACGTAACGGAATCAAAAAATATTCTATGGCGTTTGCATCGACTAGGCGTCCATTTAAGTGTGGATGATTTTGGAACAGGCTACAGTTCATTACGCTATTTAATGGAATTCCCTATTCAAAGCTTGAAAATTGATCGAAGCTTTACCGAAGCGATGAATATTGATAAAAAAGTATTTATCGTGACAGAAACAATTATTCAACTAGCCCAAAAACTTGATTTACAAATTATAGTTGAAGGCGTTGAAACCAAAGAACAGTTAGCAACTTTAAATCATATGGGGAATTTTTTAATTCAAGGTTATTACTTTAGTAAGCCGATTCCTTATGATGAAATTGAAGAAACGTGGTTGAAAAAATAA